A genomic region of Kribbella sp. NBC_00382 contains the following coding sequences:
- a CDS encoding glycoside hydrolase family 19 protein, translating to MFKRVLSSVVVVAAISLVAATPAHAVAFQTTASALNIRSEPFLSAAVVKVLNGPTGVDVDCQKLGDSVTVPGRAATSWWAHLPAHGGYATVGYINTTGTKLPGVPDCPADPPPPAGDVTLADVQAMFGTRIANPSTVQTGLPSLNQAMRDANINTPRRKAAFLATLVHESRLEYNIREIGDTRVYGGRGYIQLTGDFNYGPAGRYLGIDLLGNPELARSLQWSAPIARWYWTVARNINPMADALNMGKVNAAIGYPAGAEDQRRCDSFKNALRYLSGSVPAGVICTRSKALSGDTSKLTKTQFEALDRIPGTVG from the coding sequence ATGTTCAAGCGCGTTCTGTCGTCTGTTGTGGTTGTGGCCGCGATCAGCCTGGTTGCCGCGACACCTGCTCATGCGGTTGCCTTCCAGACCACCGCTAGTGCTCTCAACATCCGGTCCGAGCCATTCCTGTCCGCCGCCGTGGTGAAGGTGCTCAACGGGCCGACGGGAGTTGATGTCGACTGCCAGAAGTTGGGCGACTCGGTCACGGTGCCGGGGCGGGCGGCGACTAGTTGGTGGGCTCATCTGCCTGCGCATGGCGGGTACGCGACGGTCGGGTACATCAACACCACGGGGACGAAGCTTCCCGGCGTACCGGATTGTCCGGCGGACCCGCCGCCGCCTGCCGGTGATGTCACGCTCGCCGACGTCCAAGCGATGTTCGGCACCCGGATCGCCAACCCGTCGACCGTGCAGACCGGCCTGCCATCGCTCAACCAGGCAATGCGGGACGCCAACATCAACACGCCCCGCCGCAAGGCCGCGTTCCTCGCCACCCTCGTCCACGAGTCGCGGCTCGAGTACAACATCCGCGAGATCGGCGACACCCGCGTCTACGGCGGCCGCGGCTACATCCAGCTCACCGGGGACTTCAACTACGGCCCCGCCGGCCGGTACCTCGGTATCGACCTACTCGGCAACCCCGAGCTGGCCCGCTCGCTGCAGTGGAGCGCCCCGATCGCCCGCTGGTACTGGACCGTCGCCCGCAACATCAACCCGATGGCCGACGCGCTCAACATGGGCAAGGTCAATGCAGCCATCGGCTACCCGGCCGGCGCCGAGGACCAGCGGCGCTGCGACTCCTTCAAGAACGCGCTCCGGTACCTGTCCGGCTCCGTCCCGGCCGGCGTGATCTGCACCCGCTCGAAGGCGCTCAGCGGTGACACCAGCAAGCTCACCAAGACCCAGTTCGAGGCCCTCGACCGGATCCCCGGCACTGTCGGCTGA
- a CDS encoding RNA polymerase sigma factor, with product MPMTSSRQDKPPPAMPTDHDLWEALRRCDPEALGTLFTRYAGAVHAYAVRHTGSYSTADDAVQATFITAWRQFSHADPGPLVHDTARAWLLTIARNELRNSTRARRRLAQFVSRQPAPLHAPDHAESVAARVDSEQQIRAVRAALGRLPAHERETVELVYWAELPLAEAAAVLGVAEGTVKARLSRARRRLPALLDQSGPEEAR from the coding sequence ATGCCCATGACATCGAGCAGGCAGGACAAACCTCCGCCTGCGATGCCCACCGACCACGACCTGTGGGAGGCACTGCGCCGCTGCGACCCCGAGGCCCTCGGCACCCTCTTCACCCGGTACGCCGGTGCCGTACACGCCTACGCCGTGCGTCATACCGGCTCGTACTCGACCGCCGACGACGCAGTACAGGCCACCTTCATCACTGCGTGGAGGCAGTTCAGCCATGCCGACCCAGGGCCGCTGGTGCATGACACGGCCCGCGCCTGGCTGCTGACGATTGCCCGCAACGAGCTACGGAACTCCACCCGAGCCAGAAGGCGGCTGGCCCAGTTCGTCAGTCGTCAACCCGCTCCCCTGCACGCACCCGACCATGCTGAGAGCGTTGCGGCGCGCGTCGACTCCGAGCAGCAGATCCGGGCCGTCCGGGCCGCGCTCGGCCGACTGCCGGCACACGAACGCGAGACGGTCGAGCTCGTCTACTGGGCTGAACTACCGCTCGCCGAGGCAGCCGCAGTACTGGGCGTCGCCGAAGGCACCGTCAAGGCACGCCTCTCCCGGGCCCGCCGACGATTGCCTGCCCTGCTTGACCAATCCGGACCGGAGGAGGCCCGATGA
- the infA gene encoding translation initiation factor IF-1, with protein MPKPTGGIEVEGTVVECLRNANFRVELTNGHKVLAHISGKIRKNYIKILPEDRVLVELSPYDLTRGRITFRYRN; from the coding sequence ATGCCCAAACCAACAGGCGGCATCGAGGTAGAAGGCACCGTCGTCGAGTGCCTCCGCAACGCCAACTTCCGGGTTGAACTCACCAACGGCCACAAAGTCCTGGCCCACATCAGCGGCAAGATCCGCAAGAACTACATCAAGATCCTCCCCGAAGACCGGGTCCTGGTAGAGCTCAGCCCCTACGACCTGACCCGAGGCCGAATCACCTTCCGCTACCGCAACTGA
- the hisS gene encoding histidine--tRNA ligase, which translates to MSKVTPISGFPEFLPSDRIVEQHFLDVIRETFELHGFASIETRAVEPVERLSNQGEDADKEIYAVRRLGAPADEKSDLGLHFDLTVPFARYVLENAGKLAFPFRRYQIQKVWRGERPQEGRYREFAQADIDIVGDGTLPFHYEVELPLVIADAFSKLPIPPFRIQVNNRQIPEGFYRGLGIEDVASVLRIVDKLDKIGPDKVTQLLTAEDGPALDAETAKQVLRLAEISSTDASFVEQVRALGVQHEILDEGLERLAAIMTAANEHAPGLLVADLKIARGLDYYTGTVYETQLIGHESYGSICSGGRYDSLASDGKTTYPGVGISIGVSRLITRLFSQGLVKGSRSTPTAVLVALNNEDERADAMRTAAALRARNIPVEVAPAAAKFGKQIKFADRRGIPFVWFTTENGAEVKDIRSGEQVAADPATWSPPAQDVRPSIETPQLETPQLETPQENS; encoded by the coding sequence ATGAGCAAGGTAACCCCGATCAGTGGGTTCCCCGAGTTCCTCCCGTCGGACCGGATCGTCGAGCAGCACTTCCTCGACGTGATCCGGGAGACGTTCGAGCTGCACGGCTTCGCCTCGATCGAGACGCGCGCCGTCGAGCCGGTCGAGCGGCTCTCGAACCAGGGCGAGGACGCGGACAAGGAGATCTACGCGGTACGCCGCCTCGGCGCCCCCGCTGACGAGAAGTCGGACCTCGGACTGCACTTCGACCTGACCGTGCCGTTCGCCCGGTACGTCCTGGAGAACGCCGGCAAGCTGGCCTTCCCGTTCCGCCGCTACCAGATCCAGAAGGTCTGGCGTGGTGAGCGCCCGCAGGAGGGCCGGTACCGCGAGTTCGCCCAGGCCGATATCGACATCGTCGGCGACGGCACGTTGCCGTTCCACTACGAGGTCGAGCTGCCTCTCGTCATCGCCGACGCGTTCAGCAAGCTGCCGATCCCGCCGTTCCGGATCCAGGTGAACAACCGGCAGATCCCCGAGGGTTTCTACCGCGGCCTCGGCATCGAGGACGTAGCGTCCGTACTCCGTATCGTCGACAAGCTGGACAAGATCGGCCCGGACAAGGTCACCCAGCTGCTCACCGCCGAGGACGGCCCGGCACTCGATGCCGAGACCGCCAAGCAGGTGCTCCGGCTGGCCGAGATCTCGAGCACGGACGCGTCCTTCGTGGAGCAGGTGCGGGCGCTCGGTGTCCAGCACGAGATCCTCGACGAGGGCCTCGAGCGGCTGGCCGCGATCATGACGGCCGCCAACGAGCACGCTCCCGGCCTCCTGGTCGCCGATCTCAAGATCGCGCGCGGGCTGGACTACTACACCGGCACCGTCTACGAGACCCAGCTGATCGGACACGAGTCGTACGGCTCGATCTGCTCGGGCGGCCGCTACGACTCGCTCGCCAGCGATGGCAAGACGACGTACCCGGGCGTCGGCATCTCGATCGGGGTGTCCCGGTTGATCACCCGGTTGTTCAGCCAGGGCCTGGTGAAGGGCTCCCGCAGTACGCCGACCGCGGTACTGGTTGCCTTGAACAACGAAGATGAGCGGGCCGACGCGATGCGGACCGCGGCTGCGCTGCGGGCGCGCAATATCCCGGTCGAGGTGGCGCCGGCGGCGGCGAAGTTCGGCAAGCAGATCAAGTTCGCGGATCGGCGTGGCATCCCGTTCGTCTGGTTCACGACCGAGAACGGCGCTGAAGTGAAGGACATCCGGAGCGGTGAGCAGGTAGCGGCCGACCCGGCCACCTGGTCACCCCCCGCGCAGGACGTACGACCCAGCATCGAAACACCGCAGCTCGAAACACCGCAGCTCGAAACCCCTCAGGAGAACTCGTGA
- a CDS encoding TetR/AcrR family transcriptional regulator: MPTSTPKRRADAERNIETILRTTHELMARGVLPSMSEVATTSGIGRVTLYSHFPSREALLEEVLRRGIAHTDEVLTELELEDRPPAEALARMVQETWPILDRHRRVRTIALAEIGPEALRRQHDAAFQHVGRLVERGRATGDFRTDQPVDWLVATFYAILHAAADEVDAGRLTSADAPALLISTLLSTLRP; encoded by the coding sequence GTGCCCACCTCCACTCCTAAGCGCAGGGCCGACGCCGAGCGGAACATCGAGACGATCCTGCGCACTACCCACGAGTTGATGGCGCGCGGCGTGCTGCCGTCGATGAGCGAGGTCGCCACCACCTCCGGGATCGGCCGCGTCACCCTGTACTCGCACTTCCCGTCGCGTGAGGCTTTGCTGGAGGAAGTGTTGCGGCGGGGGATCGCGCACACCGATGAGGTACTGACGGAGCTTGAACTGGAAGATCGGCCGCCTGCGGAGGCGCTGGCGCGGATGGTGCAAGAGACGTGGCCGATTCTGGATCGGCATCGGCGGGTGCGGACGATCGCACTCGCCGAGATCGGTCCGGAAGCGCTGCGGCGCCAGCACGACGCCGCCTTCCAGCATGTCGGCCGGCTGGTGGAACGGGGACGCGCGACCGGTGACTTCCGCACCGATCAGCCGGTGGACTGGCTGGTCGCCACCTTCTACGCGATCCTGCACGCGGCCGCCGACGAGGTCGACGCCGGCCGCCTGACCTCAGCCGACGCCCCCGCCCTCCTCATCAGCACCCTGCTCT
- a CDS encoding MFS transporter — translation MRQNRWLVLGLLAFVQFMLVVDITVVQIALPSIGTDLGLGRQSLTWVVTTYTLVFGGLMILGGRLADVLGARRTLLAGLVVFTLASATSGLAGSAAVLIAGRAAQGLGAALLSPAALAIVATTFHERDRSRALGIWAAIGGAGAAAGVLLGGLLTAGPGWQWIFFVNVPIGAAVFVLLPRLAPGQAHTVRAGVGRRSIDVPGALLVTGATGLLIYGLVNAGADGWASARTLGVLAAAAVGYGLFLLVEARTAVPLMDLRTMGRRPVVSGMFLMLVATGLLLGLFFLTSPLLQEVRGYSALKTGLVFLPVALAITLGAQVGGHLIGRVGGRAVAAGSFLVVAVGAALLSRVGESVWTGVLPGFLLAAFGVGPLFVTAMTTTMANVPSAEAGVASGVVTTFHELGGSIGIAVMSTVAAASFAGPMVIGTDGFSAGYAVCAIAAGVSGVIALALVPAGKALVVAGHGHGH, via the coding sequence ATGCGACAGAACAGATGGCTGGTGCTCGGCTTGCTGGCGTTCGTGCAGTTCATGCTGGTGGTCGACATCACTGTCGTGCAGATCGCGTTGCCGAGTATCGGGACCGATCTTGGGCTCGGTCGGCAGTCGCTGACCTGGGTGGTGACGACGTACACGCTGGTGTTCGGCGGGCTGATGATCCTCGGTGGGCGGCTGGCCGATGTGCTCGGTGCGCGGCGGACGTTGCTGGCCGGGCTGGTGGTCTTCACGCTGGCGTCGGCTACGTCCGGGCTGGCGGGATCCGCTGCGGTGCTGATCGCCGGCCGGGCGGCGCAGGGGTTGGGAGCGGCGCTGCTCTCGCCGGCGGCGCTCGCGATCGTCGCGACGACTTTCCACGAGCGGGATCGCAGCCGGGCGCTGGGGATCTGGGCGGCCATCGGCGGCGCCGGGGCGGCGGCCGGAGTGCTTCTCGGAGGTCTGCTGACGGCCGGACCCGGCTGGCAGTGGATCTTCTTCGTGAACGTACCGATCGGCGCGGCGGTGTTCGTACTGCTACCCCGACTGGCCCCGGGGCAAGCACACACGGTCCGGGCGGGTGTCGGGCGGAGGTCGATTGACGTGCCAGGTGCTCTGCTGGTGACAGGTGCGACCGGGCTGCTGATCTATGGGTTGGTCAACGCTGGAGCGGACGGGTGGGCCTCGGCGAGGACGTTGGGGGTTCTGGCGGCTGCTGCGGTTGGCTATGGACTGTTCCTGTTGGTGGAGGCGAGGACGGCTGTCCCGCTGATGGATCTGCGGACGATGGGTCGTCGTCCGGTGGTTTCGGGGATGTTCCTGATGCTGGTGGCGACCGGGCTCCTGCTGGGCTTGTTCTTCCTGACTTCTCCTTTGCTGCAAGAGGTTCGTGGCTACAGTGCACTCAAGACCGGGTTGGTGTTCCTGCCGGTCGCCTTGGCGATCACCTTAGGAGCGCAGGTCGGCGGGCACCTGATCGGGCGGGTAGGTGGACGTGCGGTCGCTGCGGGGAGCTTCCTCGTCGTTGCCGTCGGAGCGGCGTTGTTGAGTCGAGTCGGCGAGAGTGTCTGGACCGGAGTACTGCCTGGGTTCCTGCTGGCAGCGTTCGGGGTCGGGCCGCTCTTCGTGACCGCGATGACCACCACCATGGCCAACGTGCCCTCGGCCGAGGCCGGGGTGGCGTCAGGCGTCGTCACGACCTTCCACGAGCTCGGCGGGAGCATCGGGATCGCGGTGATGTCGACTGTCGCGGCTGCCAGCTTCGCCGGCCCGATGGTTATCGGCACGGACGGCTTCTCCGCCGGGTACGCCGTCTGCGCGATCGCCGCAGGGGTGTCCGGGGTGATCGCCCTGGCCCTCGTCCCAGCAGGCAAGGCCCTCGTAGTAGCGGGTCACGGACATGGGCACTGA
- a CDS encoding class I SAM-dependent methyltransferase: MTTDERVGQSGTGPGEIAPDGSSVDLYVQVQPHGEDELVNAAIAHGSSILELGCGTGRITRPLVAFGHQVVAVDESAAMTAQITEAETVVSTIEDLRLDRRFDVVLMMSYLINVADDGARQRLLDTCAHHVKPDGVVLLQQQDREVFARNVVRESAQRRVEVADVQQLPDDMQSATMIYTVGDHTWSQSVLVKNLTEERLVAALHASGLALDGYLTPDRGWIRANLL; this comes from the coding sequence ATGACGACAGACGAACGCGTGGGGCAGAGCGGCACCGGCCCCGGGGAGATCGCGCCGGACGGCAGTTCGGTGGATTTGTACGTCCAAGTGCAGCCACACGGCGAGGACGAGTTGGTCAACGCCGCGATCGCTCACGGCAGCAGCATTCTCGAACTGGGCTGCGGGACCGGGCGGATCACCCGGCCGTTGGTTGCCTTCGGCCACCAGGTGGTGGCGGTGGACGAGTCGGCGGCGATGACGGCGCAGATCACCGAGGCGGAGACGGTGGTGTCGACGATCGAGGACCTTCGGCTGGATCGCCGGTTCGACGTGGTGCTGATGATGTCGTACCTGATCAACGTCGCCGACGACGGCGCTCGGCAGCGCTTGCTCGACACCTGTGCGCACCACGTCAAGCCGGACGGGGTGGTGCTTCTGCAGCAGCAGGATCGGGAGGTGTTCGCGCGGAACGTAGTACGGGAGAGCGCGCAGCGGCGGGTCGAGGTCGCGGATGTGCAGCAACTCCCCGACGACATGCAGTCGGCCACGATGATCTACACCGTCGGCGACCACACCTGGTCGCAATCTGTCCTGGTCAAAAACTTGACCGAGGAAAGACTTGTCGCTGCCCTGCACGCGTCCGGGCTCGCTCTGGACGGCTACCTGACGCCTGACCGGGGCTGGATCCGAGCCAACCTGCTGTAG
- the aspS gene encoding aspartate--tRNA ligase, with translation MIRTHSAGSLRAENTGQTVTLAGWVARRRDHGGVAFIDLRDSSGTVQVVIRDEAAASGLRSEYCLKIVGTVAARPEGNANPDLPTGEIEIITEEIEVLNEAAPLPFPVEEHHATPVNEEVRLKYRYLDLRRQGPGSALRLRSKVNKAARAVLDKHDFVEIETPTLTKSTPEGARDFLVPARLQPGSWYALPQSPQLFKQLLMVAGMERYFQIARCYRDEDFRADRQPEFTQLDIEMSFVDQDDIIALSEEILVELWKLAGHEVQTPIQRMTYAEAMARFGSDKPDLRMGLELVECTDYFKNTPFRVFQAQYVGAVVMPGGADQPRKQLDAWQEWAKQRGARGLAYVLVGQDGELGGPVAKNLSEEERAGLADHVGAKPGDCIFFAAGAVKSSRALLGAARLEIGRRGGLIDESTWSFVWVIDAPLFEPADDATAAGDVAVGSGAWTAVHHAFTSPKPDSLETFDTDPGSALAYAYDIVCNGNEIGGGSIRIHREDVQKRVFKVMGLTDEEATEKFGFLLDAFKFGAPPHGGIAFGWDRITALLAGTESIRDVIAFPKSGGGFDPLTAAPAPITPAQRKEAGVDAKPEPKE, from the coding sequence GTGATCCGTACCCATTCCGCCGGCTCCCTGCGGGCCGAAAACACCGGACAGACCGTCACGCTGGCGGGCTGGGTGGCGCGGCGACGCGATCACGGCGGCGTGGCGTTCATCGACCTGCGCGACTCCAGCGGCACCGTCCAGGTCGTCATCCGCGACGAGGCGGCCGCGAGCGGGCTGCGTTCGGAGTACTGCCTGAAGATCGTCGGTACGGTCGCCGCGCGCCCCGAGGGCAACGCGAACCCGGACCTGCCGACCGGTGAGATCGAGATCATCACCGAGGAGATCGAGGTCCTGAACGAGGCCGCGCCGCTGCCGTTCCCGGTCGAGGAGCACCACGCGACGCCGGTCAACGAGGAGGTCCGGCTCAAGTACCGGTACCTCGACCTGCGCCGTCAGGGCCCCGGCTCGGCGCTTCGCCTGCGCAGCAAGGTGAACAAGGCGGCGCGCGCAGTACTGGACAAGCACGACTTCGTCGAGATCGAGACGCCGACGCTGACCAAGTCGACGCCGGAAGGCGCGCGTGACTTCCTGGTACCGGCGCGCCTGCAGCCGGGATCGTGGTACGCGCTGCCGCAGTCGCCGCAGCTGTTCAAGCAGTTGCTGATGGTGGCCGGGATGGAGCGGTACTTCCAGATCGCCCGCTGCTACCGCGACGAGGACTTCCGCGCCGACCGGCAGCCGGAGTTCACCCAGCTCGACATCGAGATGAGCTTCGTCGACCAGGACGACATCATCGCGCTGTCCGAGGAGATCCTGGTCGAGCTGTGGAAGCTCGCCGGGCACGAGGTGCAGACGCCGATCCAGCGGATGACGTACGCCGAGGCGATGGCGCGGTTCGGCAGCGACAAGCCGGATCTGCGGATGGGGCTCGAGCTGGTCGAGTGCACGGACTACTTCAAGAACACGCCGTTCCGGGTCTTCCAGGCGCAGTATGTCGGTGCCGTGGTGATGCCGGGCGGGGCCGATCAGCCGCGCAAGCAGCTGGACGCGTGGCAGGAGTGGGCCAAGCAGCGTGGTGCGCGTGGGCTCGCGTACGTGCTGGTCGGTCAGGATGGCGAGCTGGGCGGACCGGTCGCCAAGAACCTGTCCGAGGAGGAGCGCGCCGGGCTGGCCGACCACGTCGGTGCTAAGCCGGGCGACTGCATCTTCTTCGCGGCCGGCGCTGTGAAGTCTTCGCGGGCGCTGCTGGGTGCGGCACGGCTGGAGATCGGCCGGCGCGGTGGGCTGATCGACGAGTCGACCTGGTCGTTCGTGTGGGTCATCGACGCGCCGCTGTTCGAGCCGGCCGATGACGCCACCGCTGCTGGTGATGTGGCGGTTGGGTCGGGTGCGTGGACAGCGGTGCACCACGCGTTCACGTCGCCGAAGCCGGACTCGCTGGAGACGTTCGACACGGATCCGGGATCGGCGCTGGCGTACGCGTACGACATTGTCTGCAACGGCAACGAGATCGGTGGTGGATCGATCCGTATCCACCGCGAGGACGTGCAGAAGCGGGTCTTCAAGGTGATGGGCCTGACGGACGAGGAGGCGACCGAGAAGTTCGGCTTCCTGCTCGACGCGTTCAAGTTCGGCGCGCCGCCGCACGGCGGGATCGCGTTCGGCTGGGACCGCATCACCGCCCTGCTGGCCGGTACGGAGTCCATCCGCGACGTCATCGCCTTCCCCAAGTCCGGCGGCGGCTTCGACCCCCTGACGGCGGCCCCGGCCCCCATCACCCCCGCCCAGCGCAAGGAAGCCGGCGTAGACGCCAAGCCGGAACCCAAGGAGTAG
- a CDS encoding MBL fold metallo-hydrolase translates to MLIAGFPAGSWGTNCYVVATGQGAECIVIDPGQDATSGVEQVVRENKLKPVAVLLTHGHIDHMFSVLPVCGAYDSTAWIHADDRHLLADPMAGISPESARMLLGGNHTFAEPDDVQELKDGQQLELAGLQFTVDHTPGHTRGSVTFTTPYLGPEDVPAVLFSGDVLFAGSIGRTDLPGGDHPAMLHTLATKILPMRDEIVVLPGHGGQTTIGREKATNPYLQDLET, encoded by the coding sequence GTGCTCATCGCCGGGTTCCCCGCGGGATCGTGGGGTACGAACTGCTACGTCGTCGCCACCGGCCAGGGCGCGGAGTGCATCGTCATCGACCCCGGGCAGGACGCCACCAGCGGAGTCGAGCAGGTGGTCCGTGAGAACAAGCTGAAGCCGGTCGCCGTGCTGCTCACCCACGGCCACATAGACCACATGTTCTCCGTACTTCCGGTCTGCGGCGCCTACGACAGCACCGCCTGGATCCACGCGGACGACCGGCACCTGCTGGCCGACCCGATGGCCGGTATCAGCCCGGAGAGCGCCCGGATGCTGCTCGGTGGCAACCACACCTTCGCCGAGCCCGACGACGTCCAGGAGCTCAAGGACGGCCAGCAGCTCGAGCTCGCTGGCCTGCAGTTCACCGTCGACCACACGCCGGGGCACACCCGTGGCTCGGTCACCTTCACCACCCCGTACCTGGGTCCCGAGGACGTACCGGCGGTGCTGTTCTCCGGGGACGTGTTGTTCGCCGGGTCGATCGGCCGGACGGATCTGCCCGGCGGCGACCATCCGGCCATGCTGCATACGTTGGCCACCAAGATCCTGCCGATGCGCGACGAGATCGTCGTCCTGCCGGGTCATGGCGGCCAGACCACGATCGGCCGGGAAAAGGCGACCAACCCTTACTTGCAGGACCTGGAGACATAA
- a CDS encoding glycoside hydrolase family 19 protein, translated as MLKRRIRRLLIATLALAGLTAGGLITAVPANAAVFNTYGTGVNVRADAYLSSPVVRTLPGPTAIDVDCQKYGDLVTVSGGSSRWWAHVPALGGYVTVAYVAIPEDKLPGVPECGGTNPPSGDITLAQVQAMFGTRIANPSLVQTGLPSLNQAMRDANINTPYRKAAFLATLVHESRLEYNIREIGDTRVYGGRGYIQLTGDFNYGPAGQYFGIDLLGNPELARSLQWSAPIARWYWTVARNINPFADQLNMGKVNAAIGYPAGAEDQRRCDSFKSAIRVLTGSVPGGIICTRSKALSGDTSKLTRTQFDALTKVGGGLG; from the coding sequence ATGCTCAAGCGCAGAATCCGCCGCCTCCTCATCGCCACCCTCGCCCTCGCCGGGCTCACCGCCGGTGGCCTGATCACCGCCGTTCCGGCCAATGCCGCCGTCTTCAACACCTACGGCACCGGCGTGAACGTGCGCGCCGACGCCTACCTGTCCTCGCCCGTCGTCCGGACGCTGCCCGGCCCGACCGCCATCGACGTCGACTGCCAGAAGTACGGCGACCTGGTCACCGTCTCCGGCGGTTCGAGCCGCTGGTGGGCGCACGTGCCGGCGCTCGGCGGGTACGTCACCGTCGCGTACGTCGCGATCCCCGAGGACAAGCTCCCCGGCGTCCCCGAATGCGGTGGCACCAACCCGCCGTCGGGTGACATCACCCTCGCGCAGGTCCAGGCGATGTTCGGTACGCGCATCGCGAATCCGTCGCTCGTCCAGACCGGGCTGCCGTCCCTCAACCAGGCAATGCGGGACGCCAACATCAATACGCCGTACCGGAAGGCAGCCTTCCTGGCGACGCTGGTGCACGAGTCGCGGCTCGAGTACAACATCCGCGAGATCGGCGACACCCGTGTCTACGGTGGTCGCGGCTACATCCAGCTGACCGGTGACTTCAACTACGGACCGGCCGGTCAGTACTTCGGTATCGATCTGCTCGGCAATCCCGAGCTGGCCCGGTCGCTGCAGTGGAGCGCTCCGATCGCCCGGTGGTACTGGACGGTTGCCCGCAACATCAACCCGTTCGCGGACCAGCTCAACATGGGCAAGGTCAACGCCGCGATCGGCTACCCGGCCGGCGCTGAGGACCAGCGTCGATGCGACTCGTTCAAGAGCGCGATCCGGGTGCTGACCGGCTCCGTGCCAGGCGGCATCATCTGCACCCGCTCCAAGGCGCTGAGTGGCGACACGAGCAAGCTCACCCGCACCCAGTTCGACGCGCTGACCAAGGTAGGCGGCGGCCTCGGCTGA
- a CDS encoding DUF349 domain-containing protein: MAEESWGRVADDGTVFVRTKDGERAVGQWPDANPEEALAFYTRRYDALAFEVDLLEKRVQAGTVSPDDARAAVKKVTSAIDEAQAVGDLDGLRSRLDALTPLVAQQREKKKAERAAKVEEARDAKTKIATEAETIAAGTDWRHGVTRLRELLDEWKALPRLDKSSDDELWHRFSSARTTYTRHRKQHFAELSSKRDEAAVVKERLAAEAEGLSSSTDWGPTSGRFRDLMRQWKAAGPAPREVDDKLWARFRSAQDAFFGARDAEQAQENEEQVANLAAKETLLVEIEAILPVNDAKAARDQLRDLLDRWDAIGKVPRDSMRTIDGRLRAVEQAVKSAEDEVWNRSNPEARARAEATVKQLQSLITDLEKQAAKHEAQGNTRKATEAREAIAARREWLTQAQNALTDFS, encoded by the coding sequence GTGGCCGAGGAAAGCTGGGGCCGGGTAGCCGACGACGGAACGGTCTTCGTACGGACCAAGGACGGGGAGAGAGCGGTCGGCCAGTGGCCCGACGCGAACCCTGAGGAGGCACTCGCCTTCTACACCCGCCGGTACGACGCCCTGGCGTTCGAGGTGGACCTGCTGGAGAAGCGGGTCCAGGCGGGCACCGTCTCGCCCGACGACGCCCGGGCCGCGGTGAAGAAGGTGACCAGCGCGATCGACGAGGCCCAGGCCGTCGGCGACCTGGACGGGCTCCGGTCCCGGCTGGACGCGCTCACCCCGCTGGTCGCCCAGCAGCGCGAGAAGAAGAAGGCCGAGCGCGCCGCGAAGGTCGAGGAGGCCCGCGACGCGAAGACGAAGATCGCCACCGAGGCCGAGACGATCGCGGCCGGTACCGACTGGCGGCACGGGGTCACCCGGCTGCGCGAGCTGCTGGACGAGTGGAAGGCACTCCCCCGGCTCGACAAGTCCAGCGACGACGAGCTGTGGCACCGCTTCTCGTCCGCGCGGACGACGTACACGCGGCATCGCAAGCAGCACTTCGCCGAGCTGTCCTCCAAGCGGGACGAAGCCGCCGTGGTCAAGGAGCGGCTCGCCGCCGAGGCTGAGGGACTCTCGTCGTCCACCGACTGGGGACCGACGTCAGGCCGCTTCCGTGACCTGATGCGCCAGTGGAAGGCTGCTGGCCCGGCGCCGCGCGAGGTCGACGACAAGCTGTGGGCGCGGTTCCGCAGCGCCCAGGACGCGTTCTTCGGCGCTCGCGACGCCGAGCAGGCCCAGGAGAACGAGGAGCAGGTCGCCAACCTCGCCGCCAAGGAGACCCTCCTGGTCGAGATCGAGGCGATCCTCCCCGTCAACGACGCCAAGGCTGCCCGCGACCAGCTCCGCGACCTCCTGGACCGCTGGGACGCCATCGGCAAGGTCCCCCGCGACTCGATGCGCACCATCGACGGCCGCCTCCGCGCCGTCGAACAGGCCGTCAAGTCCGCCGAAGACGAGGTCTGGAACCGCAGCAACCCCGAAGCCCGAGCCCGCGCCGAAGCCACCGTCAAGCAACTCCAGTCCCTCATCACGGACCTGGAGAAGCAAGCGGCAAAGCACGAAGCCCAAGGCAACACCCGCAAGGCCACCGAGGCCCGCGAAGCCATCGCCGCCCGCCGAGAATGGCTAACCCAAGCCCAAAACGCCCTCACCGACTTCAGCTGA